A single window of Micrococcaceae bacterium Sec5.1 DNA harbors:
- a CDS encoding FAD-dependent oxidoreductase: MTQASADRHVVIVGASLAGTRAAEGLRNLGHTGRITLIGAESELPYDRPPLSKDLLTSDWSDESVESFRLATKASLEGAGIELELGVAAAGLDVAKRSVILADGTIISYDLVVIATGAAARPSPWRPGTGVYQLRTLEDSRAIAARLKLGEPVVVVGGGFIGTEIAAAAVGFGCDVTVVDPVSEPMARIVGPEIARSLVELHHRHGAQTRFGVGVADIQGKDGELTVILDDGTRLETSTAVVGIGSIASTEWLASSGLTLDNGVVTDGFLRAVGVDDVYAIGDVARWPHPGRGVQVRAEHWTNASDQARYVATAITQGVDEPYDSTDYVWSHQYDWKVHTIGWRHPGGSSTIVGDLAKGGKTAVIHSDANGDVCGAVTVNWPRGLNLARRLFASGESAETIVEKLGQLA; the protein is encoded by the coding sequence ATGACCCAAGCAAGCGCCGACCGCCACGTAGTCATTGTGGGCGCGTCCTTGGCCGGAACACGCGCGGCCGAGGGCCTGCGCAATCTTGGCCACACCGGCCGCATCACGCTGATCGGGGCCGAGTCCGAGTTGCCGTACGACCGCCCGCCCCTGTCGAAAGACCTGCTCACGTCCGATTGGTCCGATGAGTCTGTCGAGTCGTTTCGCCTGGCCACCAAAGCCAGCCTCGAAGGTGCCGGCATCGAGCTCGAGCTGGGTGTCGCCGCAGCCGGGCTGGACGTCGCCAAACGCAGCGTAATTCTGGCCGATGGCACAATCATCAGCTACGACCTCGTTGTCATCGCGACAGGTGCAGCCGCCAGGCCTTCGCCTTGGCGCCCCGGGACCGGTGTTTATCAACTCAGAACGCTTGAAGACTCGCGAGCCATTGCCGCCCGCTTGAAGCTCGGCGAGCCCGTCGTCGTGGTCGGCGGCGGTTTCATCGGCACAGAGATCGCTGCGGCCGCGGTCGGCTTTGGCTGCGACGTCACAGTGGTGGACCCCGTTTCCGAGCCGATGGCGCGTATCGTCGGTCCTGAGATCGCCCGCAGCCTCGTCGAACTGCATCACCGGCACGGGGCCCAAACCCGGTTCGGCGTCGGCGTCGCCGACATCCAGGGCAAGGACGGTGAACTTACAGTCATCCTCGACGACGGCACTCGCCTTGAGACCTCGACGGCGGTAGTAGGCATCGGCTCGATCGCATCGACCGAATGGCTCGCGAGTTCCGGTCTCACGCTCGACAACGGCGTAGTAACGGACGGCTTCCTCCGCGCCGTAGGAGTCGATGACGTCTATGCGATCGGCGACGTGGCGCGCTGGCCCCACCCCGGCCGCGGCGTGCAGGTTCGTGCCGAGCACTGGACCAATGCCAGCGACCAGGCGCGTTATGTTGCCACCGCCATCACCCAAGGGGTCGATGAGCCCTATGACTCCACGGATTACGTGTGGTCGCACCAGTACGACTGGAAGGTCCACACCATCGGCTGGCGTCACCCCGGGGGCAGCTCCACTATCGTCGGCGACCTCGCCAAAGGAGGGAAAACCGCGGTGATTCACAGCGACGCGAATGGAGACGTCTGTGGTGCGGTCACCGTGAACTGGCCACGCGGGCTCAACCTGGCCCGCAGGCTCTTCGCCAGCGGGGAGTCCGCAGAGACAATCGTCGAAAAACTTGGGCAGCTGGCCTGA
- a CDS encoding P-loop NTPase yields the protein MDSFSSGLAAAVREAVGRVSDPELRRPLAELGMIKGVEVTGGVAVIGIVLTISTCPAAARIERDVRAAATAVGGVKEVVINVGVMTAEERNALTAKLREGRGQSSMPFTAESLTRVIAVSSGKGGVGKSTVTTNLAAAMAARGLSVGIIDADVHGFSVPGLLGLFDNQGKIIRPTRIDNLVLPPVAHGIKAVSIGMFLPEGAEDTAVSWRGPMLHRTLEQFLTDVYFGDLDVLLIDLPPGTGDIAISLGQILPHAEVLVVTTPQPAASGVAVRSGMLAREFDQRVIGVVETMSPMRFADGSAFEPFGVGGGAAVAARLSALGGNVPLLASIPFSNGLRAGGDTGVPVAAADPEDPAARAFTDLAERLVVSPRGLSGRRLPLSPVTA from the coding sequence ATGGATAGCTTCTCTTCAGGCCTCGCCGCTGCGGTGCGCGAGGCCGTGGGGCGGGTGAGCGATCCCGAATTGCGTCGCCCCTTGGCCGAACTCGGCATGATTAAGGGCGTCGAGGTCACGGGCGGTGTCGCCGTCATCGGCATCGTGCTGACCATCTCGACGTGCCCCGCCGCTGCCCGCATTGAGCGGGACGTGCGGGCGGCGGCCACCGCCGTCGGCGGCGTCAAAGAGGTGGTCATCAACGTCGGTGTCATGACCGCGGAGGAGCGCAATGCTCTCACGGCCAAGCTGCGGGAGGGACGGGGCCAATCAAGTATGCCTTTCACCGCAGAATCGCTCACGCGCGTTATCGCGGTATCCAGCGGCAAGGGCGGCGTGGGTAAGTCCACCGTCACCACGAATCTCGCCGCGGCCATGGCTGCGCGGGGGCTGAGCGTCGGGATCATCGACGCCGACGTACACGGATTCTCAGTCCCGGGACTCCTTGGACTCTTCGACAATCAAGGCAAGATCATCAGGCCCACCCGCATAGACAATCTTGTACTGCCGCCTGTTGCGCACGGTATCAAGGCCGTATCGATCGGCATGTTCCTCCCGGAGGGTGCCGAGGACACTGCTGTGTCATGGCGGGGTCCCATGCTGCACCGCACGCTCGAGCAGTTCCTCACCGATGTCTACTTTGGGGACCTCGACGTGCTGCTGATCGACTTGCCGCCCGGAACCGGCGACATCGCAATCTCCCTGGGGCAGATCCTGCCACACGCGGAAGTGCTCGTCGTTACGACGCCGCAGCCAGCGGCCTCTGGTGTTGCGGTCCGGAGCGGCATGCTGGCACGCGAGTTCGACCAGCGCGTCATCGGGGTGGTCGAAACAATGTCGCCCATGCGGTTCGCCGACGGCAGCGCCTTTGAGCCGTTCGGTGTTGGCGGCGGGGCGGCAGTCGCGGCGAGGCTCTCCGCCCTTGGCGGTAACGTGCCTCTGCTCGCCTCAATCCCCTTCAGCAATGGGCTGCGCGCCGGCGGTGATACCGGAGTGCCTGTAGCCGCAGCCGACCCCGAAGATCCCGCGGCCCGGGCGTTCACTGATCTCGCCGAAAGGCTGGTTGTGAGCCCGCGCGGACTGTCCGGACGCAGGCTCCCGCTCTCTCCGGTCACTGCTTAG
- a CDS encoding OB-fold domain-containing protein: MTATIEAPASQPIADMETDSLIGNFPEGQRLVGSQCNACGCTMIGSRVVCSSCISRDVSRVALPSTGVLYSFTRIHVGAEGIRPLGYVDLDNGVRTLADIHEGDIPLRPDMRVELDVKDDWFFAPAASDKREV; this comes from the coding sequence ATGACAGCGACTATCGAGGCTCCAGCCTCACAGCCCATTGCGGACATGGAGACCGATAGCCTGATCGGTAATTTTCCCGAAGGGCAGCGCCTGGTCGGCAGCCAGTGCAACGCATGTGGCTGCACGATGATCGGCAGCCGCGTGGTCTGCAGTTCCTGCATCAGCCGCGACGTTAGCCGCGTGGCCCTGCCGAGCACCGGCGTGCTCTATTCCTTCACCCGCATACACGTCGGCGCCGAAGGCATTCGTCCCCTTGGCTACGTCGACCTGGACAATGGCGTACGCACCCTGGCCGACATCCATGAGGGCGACATTCCGCTGCGCCCCGACATGCGAGTTGAGCTTGATGTCAAAGACGACTGGTTCTTCGCGCCTGCGGCCAGCGATAAGCGAGAGGTTTAA
- a CDS encoding thiolase family protein: MGDNVFVISAAMIPFGKYRTSSYVGLAVSPLIDAIRNAGIEKSDVDAVYVGHSYGGMMTGQRICKEIGLGTVPTVNVDNACSSGATAVHEAWQAISQGLIDVAVVIGVEKLTQFGGGTLPLSPEDREVKQGIIMPAVYAMRATRYLHDTEATPEDLALVSVKARKHGALNPFAQFRKEITVEEVLNARPIADPLTLPMCCPTGDGAAVVILASERARKRFESKPAIRVAASVLHSGHVAEGFRDMTKPEITYDSARDAYALAGIGPKDLDMIELHDAFSIAELIYYEALGLAEPGHAVDLLRDGKTTFGGDVVVNPSGGLLAKGHPVGASGVAQIAEAFWQLTDQAGARQIDDARWAMTHVTGGGTAGLDHGACTIHIFEAA; encoded by the coding sequence ATGGGTGACAACGTATTTGTGATTTCGGCGGCGATGATCCCGTTCGGGAAGTACCGCACGTCGTCGTACGTCGGCCTCGCGGTCTCCCCACTCATCGATGCGATCCGGAACGCCGGAATTGAAAAGTCGGACGTCGACGCCGTTTATGTCGGCCACTCCTACGGTGGCATGATGACCGGGCAGCGCATCTGCAAAGAGATCGGGCTCGGCACTGTCCCGACAGTCAACGTCGACAATGCCTGCTCCAGCGGCGCCACTGCCGTGCATGAAGCCTGGCAAGCCATCTCGCAGGGCCTCATCGATGTCGCCGTCGTCATCGGCGTCGAGAAACTGACACAGTTCGGCGGCGGTACGCTTCCTCTTTCTCCAGAGGATCGCGAAGTTAAACAGGGCATCATCATGCCTGCGGTCTACGCCATGCGCGCCACCCGCTACCTGCACGACACTGAGGCGACACCTGAGGACCTCGCGCTGGTGAGCGTAAAAGCCCGCAAACACGGCGCACTGAACCCCTTCGCGCAGTTCCGCAAGGAGATCACGGTCGAAGAGGTACTCAACGCGCGCCCCATTGCGGACCCGCTAACACTGCCCATGTGCTGCCCCACAGGTGACGGTGCCGCCGTCGTCATTCTTGCCTCCGAACGCGCACGCAAGCGGTTCGAGTCCAAACCCGCCATCCGCGTGGCCGCCTCAGTGCTGCATTCCGGCCACGTGGCCGAAGGCTTCCGAGACATGACCAAGCCCGAAATTACGTACGACTCCGCCCGCGATGCGTATGCGTTGGCCGGCATCGGGCCCAAGGACCTCGACATGATCGAACTGCACGATGCCTTCTCGATTGCTGAACTTATCTACTATGAGGCCCTCGGCCTCGCCGAGCCTGGACACGCGGTCGACCTTCTTCGCGATGGCAAGACCACCTTCGGCGGCGACGTCGTGGTGAACCCCAGTGGTGGCCTGCTGGCAAAGGGCCATCCCGTTGGCGCCAGCGGTGTAGCGCAAATCGCCGAGGCATTCTGGCAGCTCACCGATCAGGCGGGTGCACGGCAGATCGATGACGCCCGCTGGGCGATGACCCACGTCACAGGTGGCGGCACCGCCGGTCTCGACCACGGCGCCTGCACCATACACATCTTCGAGGCGGCATGA
- a CDS encoding cytochrome P450 yields MTTVDIDPTRIDFFTDPETAKTAEPYFDHMLANHPVWRETKYGVVIVTGYEEALQVYHQPEVYSSINRTGGPVLDIPVELVGDDLSDLLEKHREYFPNNDQIVTFDPPVHTDHRTLLMGLITPKRLKENEDFLKRTADHFLDRIIQRGHCDFIWDYAKGYTILAVADLLGVPEEDHPMLLELLASAPGPVLGNLELQANHHSSIERLYDYFVAKIEERRNDPKDDVITGMALATFPDGSLPEPLEVARIASNMFAAGQETTVQLMGIALQRIAEDGDLQDLLRREPSLIPKFIEETLRIEAPIKGSFRLTKVATSIGGLDLAPGTVVMLLHGASGRDPRLFDNPAEFDIQRANARQHLAFGRGIHTCPGAPLARAEAVFSIQRFLERTERIWISEEHHGSKSAREWDLIRSYKFRGHNQLYLEYTSKGA; encoded by the coding sequence ATGACCACCGTCGATATCGATCCCACCAGGATTGACTTCTTCACCGATCCGGAAACAGCGAAGACGGCAGAGCCGTACTTCGACCACATGCTTGCCAACCATCCGGTGTGGCGGGAGACAAAGTACGGCGTAGTGATCGTCACGGGATATGAAGAAGCACTGCAGGTGTACCACCAGCCCGAGGTTTACTCTTCGATCAACCGCACGGGCGGCCCGGTTCTCGACATCCCCGTCGAACTCGTTGGTGATGACCTGAGTGATCTTCTGGAGAAGCACCGGGAGTACTTCCCGAACAATGACCAGATCGTCACTTTCGATCCGCCGGTTCACACAGACCATCGCACGCTCCTGATGGGCCTCATAACGCCGAAGCGACTCAAGGAAAACGAGGACTTCCTCAAGCGCACCGCAGACCACTTCCTGGACCGGATCATCCAGCGAGGCCACTGCGACTTCATCTGGGACTACGCCAAGGGCTACACCATCCTGGCCGTCGCGGACCTGCTCGGTGTGCCCGAGGAGGACCACCCGATGCTCCTTGAGCTGCTCGCCTCTGCTCCGGGTCCCGTGCTTGGCAACCTTGAGCTCCAAGCCAACCATCACAGCAGCATTGAGCGGCTCTACGACTACTTCGTCGCGAAGATCGAGGAGCGCCGCAATGATCCGAAGGACGACGTGATCACCGGCATGGCGCTGGCCACCTTCCCCGACGGTTCCCTGCCCGAGCCCCTTGAGGTCGCCCGGATCGCGTCCAACATGTTTGCCGCCGGCCAGGAGACCACCGTGCAGCTGATGGGCATCGCCCTGCAGCGTATTGCCGAAGACGGGGACCTGCAGGACCTGCTGCGCCGTGAACCCTCGCTCATTCCGAAGTTCATCGAGGAAACACTTCGGATCGAAGCGCCCATCAAGGGCTCTTTCCGGCTCACCAAAGTGGCCACCAGCATCGGCGGCCTCGACCTTGCCCCCGGCACCGTCGTCATGTTGCTGCACGGCGCTTCGGGCCGCGATCCCCGCCTCTTCGATAATCCGGCCGAGTTCGACATCCAACGAGCGAACGCCAGGCAGCACCTCGCCTTCGGTCGTGGCATCCACACATGCCCGGGCGCCCCGCTGGCACGTGCCGAAGCGGTCTTCTCGATCCAGCGCTTCCTCGAACGCACCGAGCGCATATGGATCAGCGAGGAGCACCACGGTTCAAAAAGCGCCCGCGAGTGGGATCTGATCCGCAGCTACAAGTTCCGCGGCCACAACCAGCTCTACCTTGAGTACACGTCGAAGGGAGCATGA
- a CDS encoding glycogen debranching N-terminal domain-containing protein, translating to MAGWNADTAAGPLGAGTVTLVEGSSFCISLPNGNMHPELPHGVFFQDTRILSGWSLTVNGQPLEPLAAETKEPYRAQFVSRVPRTDGYADSTLIVERLREVGAGIQEQVTVRNYSAQAAECLISVRTEADFADLFEVKEARIQRRWDETRQADGDSLIIQAIWQDVRKAILVRAPGANVGHDGLEYRISIAPHGLWSAILTVVPVIEGAGPATPFVHHDGNGLSPRDRRHQEWVAKIPVVKMGNRSIERTLQRSYDDLGALRIEDPNYPERVVVAAGAPWFMTLFGRDSLWASEMSLPVDPSLALGTLQTLADRQGTEVDPISEEEPGKILHEVRLDVSSGLSLGGKSIYYGSVDATPLFVIVLASVSRWGFAAETISALLPHADRALEWIQDYGDKDGDGFVEYERLNDHGLINQGWKDSWDGINFADGTMAEGPIALCEVQAYVYAAYIARAWMASEAGDATLAARLIDRAARLKKQFNEQFWMPERGYYAIALDGKKRQVDACASNMGHCLWPGIVDDDKAPLVAERLMSPEMFSGWGVRTLATDMGAYNPASYHNGSVWPHDNAIIAAGLVRYGFVAEAQRIATALLEAAEFSDGRLPELFCGFTRDEVVAKPVPYPTACSPQAWAATTPIRLVTSLMRYDAHVSRGSLWMDPVFPESFGDLHITNAPLAGGRITIDVAGSTASVRGLPEGMTFHQGRRPWLAELMEEAKPPLDT from the coding sequence ATGGCTGGATGGAATGCTGATACGGCGGCCGGACCGCTGGGAGCCGGGACTGTCACCTTGGTTGAGGGATCCTCCTTCTGCATCTCCCTGCCAAACGGAAACATGCATCCCGAATTACCCCACGGTGTCTTCTTTCAGGACACGCGCATTCTGTCTGGCTGGAGTCTCACCGTCAACGGCCAGCCGCTTGAGCCGCTGGCGGCGGAGACCAAGGAACCCTACCGTGCGCAATTTGTGAGCCGCGTTCCCCGAACAGATGGATATGCGGACAGCACGCTGATTGTGGAGCGCCTACGCGAAGTGGGTGCCGGCATCCAGGAACAAGTCACTGTTCGGAACTACTCAGCGCAAGCTGCTGAATGCCTTATCTCCGTGAGGACTGAAGCGGATTTCGCCGACCTCTTCGAGGTTAAGGAGGCCCGGATCCAGCGCCGCTGGGACGAAACACGGCAAGCTGACGGTGATTCCTTGATCATCCAGGCTATTTGGCAAGACGTCCGGAAGGCCATTCTTGTCCGGGCCCCGGGGGCCAATGTAGGGCACGACGGCCTTGAGTATCGCATATCCATCGCCCCGCATGGCCTTTGGAGCGCGATCCTGACCGTAGTCCCCGTTATCGAGGGCGCTGGCCCCGCGACGCCATTCGTGCATCATGACGGGAACGGACTGTCCCCGCGGGACCGGCGCCACCAAGAATGGGTGGCCAAAATTCCTGTGGTAAAGATGGGAAACCGATCCATCGAACGGACTTTGCAGCGAAGTTACGACGACTTGGGCGCCCTTCGCATCGAAGACCCGAACTATCCGGAGCGCGTCGTAGTGGCTGCGGGGGCGCCGTGGTTTATGACGCTGTTCGGCCGTGACTCGTTGTGGGCTTCGGAAATGTCGTTGCCCGTGGACCCGTCCTTGGCGCTGGGCACCTTGCAGACACTGGCTGACCGCCAGGGCACCGAAGTGGATCCGATAAGCGAGGAGGAACCGGGCAAGATCCTGCACGAAGTCAGGCTCGATGTCTCCAGCGGGCTATCTTTGGGTGGCAAATCCATCTACTACGGCAGTGTGGACGCCACTCCGCTGTTCGTGATTGTGCTTGCCTCTGTTAGCCGCTGGGGATTCGCAGCGGAAACCATTTCGGCACTGCTGCCCCACGCCGACCGAGCGCTGGAGTGGATCCAGGATTACGGTGACAAGGACGGCGACGGGTTCGTCGAGTATGAACGTCTCAACGATCACGGGCTGATCAATCAGGGCTGGAAAGACTCCTGGGACGGGATCAACTTCGCGGACGGCACGATGGCGGAGGGCCCGATCGCACTGTGCGAGGTCCAGGCTTACGTCTATGCCGCGTATATAGCGCGCGCATGGATGGCGAGTGAAGCAGGCGACGCGACTCTGGCGGCCCGGCTCATTGATCGCGCCGCGCGATTGAAGAAGCAGTTCAACGAGCAGTTCTGGATGCCTGAGCGCGGTTACTACGCCATCGCCCTGGATGGTAAGAAACGCCAAGTGGATGCCTGTGCGTCCAACATGGGCCACTGCCTATGGCCCGGCATAGTCGATGACGACAAGGCACCGCTCGTGGCTGAGCGCCTGATGTCCCCGGAAATGTTCAGCGGCTGGGGGGTGCGAACGCTGGCCACCGATATGGGCGCATACAACCCCGCCAGTTACCACAACGGCTCGGTGTGGCCGCATGATAATGCGATCATCGCGGCTGGCTTGGTGCGTTACGGCTTCGTCGCCGAGGCGCAGCGGATCGCCACGGCACTGCTCGAGGCGGCCGAGTTTTCGGACGGCCGGCTACCGGAGTTGTTCTGCGGCTTTACCCGGGACGAGGTGGTGGCCAAGCCGGTTCCGTACCCCACCGCCTGCTCACCGCAGGCCTGGGCGGCCACCACCCCAATCCGGCTGGTCACGAGTCTGATGCGGTATGACGCCCATGTTTCCCGCGGTAGCTTGTGGATGGATCCCGTATTCCCGGAGTCCTTCGGCGACCTGCACATCACCAATGCCCCCTTGGCTGGGGGCCGGATCACCATCGACGTTGCCGGTTCAACGGCATCTGTCCGTGGTCTGCCCGAAGGGATGACTTTCCATCAAGGGCGCCGTCCGTGGCTGGCCGAACTCATGGAAGAAGCCAAGCCGCCCCTGGACACTTAG
- a CDS encoding CoA transferase, whose product MTGIQRPPLEGIRVLDLTTFLSGPSATQLLGDLGADVIKVESLSGDSSRAIAGPEIDDVSAYYLANNRNKRSVAIDLKAPRGIEIMRRLIAGADVVIENFRPGVTARLGLEPSAIVEAQPSLIWASISGFGQEGPLRDRPAYDMVVQALSGVMSLTGHANAPAARLGIPAGDVVAGLYSVIGILAALRARDETGRGRIIDVSMLRGQLAMLSYQALYTSINNTAPQPQGAGHDSIATYRSFRGGDGREFVVTANTPRMWEGLCQVLGVNELVSDGRFIDAASRLQNKEALWEILEGRFAERPAAEWVKLLADASVPVAPVKNVLEALEDAREAQDGSLLTLRKGATSFENVATPIRFVDTVDVEPVYPPALGADTLGILTGELGMSSAEVAELLADGVIRAAERDNS is encoded by the coding sequence ATGACCGGGATCCAGCGCCCACCATTGGAAGGGATTCGTGTCCTCGATCTCACGACCTTCCTCTCAGGCCCTTCGGCAACGCAACTGCTTGGGGACCTCGGCGCAGACGTCATCAAGGTTGAATCGCTCAGTGGCGATTCAAGCCGCGCCATCGCGGGTCCCGAGATCGACGACGTGAGCGCCTACTACCTGGCGAACAACCGCAACAAGCGCAGCGTCGCGATCGATCTTAAGGCTCCTCGAGGTATCGAGATCATGAGGCGCCTGATCGCGGGCGCTGACGTGGTCATCGAGAACTTCCGCCCCGGAGTGACCGCCCGGCTGGGTTTGGAACCCTCGGCCATTGTCGAAGCCCAGCCCTCGCTCATCTGGGCGTCCATCAGCGGCTTCGGCCAAGAGGGTCCGCTACGCGACCGACCGGCATACGACATGGTGGTGCAGGCACTTAGCGGGGTTATGAGCCTCACCGGCCACGCGAACGCTCCGGCCGCGCGACTCGGAATCCCCGCCGGTGACGTTGTGGCCGGACTGTACTCCGTGATCGGCATCCTGGCTGCCCTTCGAGCGCGGGATGAGACGGGTCGAGGTCGCATTATCGATGTCTCCATGCTGCGAGGCCAGCTGGCGATGCTGTCCTACCAAGCCCTGTATACCTCCATTAACAACACCGCACCGCAGCCGCAGGGTGCGGGCCACGACTCCATCGCCACGTACCGCTCATTCCGCGGAGGCGATGGCCGTGAGTTCGTGGTCACGGCCAATACCCCTCGCATGTGGGAAGGCCTGTGCCAGGTGCTCGGGGTCAACGAACTGGTCAGCGATGGTCGCTTCATCGACGCCGCAAGCCGGCTGCAGAACAAAGAAGCCCTGTGGGAGATCCTTGAAGGGCGCTTCGCCGAGAGGCCAGCGGCGGAATGGGTGAAGCTTTTGGCAGACGCATCGGTGCCCGTCGCGCCGGTGAAGAACGTGCTCGAGGCCCTGGAGGACGCGCGCGAGGCCCAGGATGGTTCACTGCTTACCCTAAGGAAAGGCGCCACGTCGTTCGAGAATGTCGCAACACCGATCCGCTTTGTGGACACGGTCGACGTCGAACCGGTCTACCCGCCGGCTCTCGGGGCGGACACGCTGGGCATCCTCACTGGTGAGCTTGGGATGTCGAGTGCAGAAGTTGCCGAGTTGCTGGCCGACGGCGTGATTCGTGCGGCGGAGAGAGACAACTCGTGA
- the fdxA gene encoding ferredoxin → MVYVIADACVDIQDKSCMQECPADCIFEGGRMTYINPDLCIDCGACMTACPVDAVFYEAELPADKEDYLGINERFFEEVETPKSGRKAGKIDYDVDVIAALPPRTGA, encoded by the coding sequence ATGGTCTATGTGATTGCTGACGCCTGCGTCGACATTCAGGACAAGAGCTGCATGCAGGAGTGCCCTGCCGACTGCATCTTCGAGGGGGGACGGATGACCTACATCAACCCCGACCTCTGCATTGACTGCGGGGCCTGCATGACGGCCTGTCCCGTGGATGCCGTGTTCTACGAGGCCGAACTTCCGGCCGACAAGGAGGACTACCTAGGAATCAACGAGCGCTTCTTCGAAGAGGTAGAGACGCCGAAGAGCGGCCGGAAGGCCGGCAAGATCGACTATGACGTCGACGTTATTGCCGCTCTTCCGCCGCGAACAGGAGCCTGA
- a CDS encoding ferredoxin, protein MMSENLTVDRDRCMGSGQCTFYAPNTFDLDDLSIAIVTDELGDPEDKIQMAINVCPTRAIALAAEANKEGAQ, encoded by the coding sequence ATGATGTCTGAAAACCTCACCGTGGACCGCGACCGTTGCATGGGTTCGGGGCAGTGTACGTTCTACGCCCCGAATACCTTCGACCTCGACGATCTCAGCATCGCAATCGTCACCGATGAACTCGGTGACCCCGAAGACAAGATCCAGATGGCCATCAATGTTTGCCCCACGCGGGCCATCGCCTTGGCGGCCGAAGCCAACAAGGAAGGCGCGCAATGA
- a CDS encoding FAD-dependent oxidoreductase, which yields MTALRVAVVGSGPSGAYCAQLLTEESGSPVEVDVFERLPAPFGLVRYGVAPDHPRVKSITTSFAEVFDETPGIRFLGNVQVGTDITLDELRANYDAVVFASGAQVDRNLGIQGEDLAGVHGVREFVSWYQGHPDTKTDAFALNGKRAVIIGMGNVALDAARMLAHTPEALRATDVPEHIVDAFAASTYREIVVIGRRGPAFAKFTNKEFIELLEVDSCDVVIDPADLELDAQQQAHADADPAARRLLATFAKAAERGVLGRNTAIRFLFDCTPVELIGEESALAIRLAKTSDPNITEILETDLVLRSVGYRGAAIDGLPFDEKSGTIAHLDSRVADGRNVLPGVYVAGWIKRGPSGVVGTNRRCASETVTSILADVAAPGWTSTATPAAVVDELLRSRGVDVVDWTAWQSLEQAEFAAGEAVGRERVKLHDRAEMLRAAGVGVGVD from the coding sequence ATGACTGCCCTGCGCGTCGCCGTCGTCGGTTCCGGCCCGTCGGGGGCCTATTGCGCCCAACTGCTGACCGAAGAGTCCGGGTCGCCGGTTGAGGTGGACGTCTTCGAGCGCCTGCCGGCACCGTTCGGCCTGGTTCGCTACGGTGTCGCACCCGACCACCCCCGCGTCAAGTCGATAACCACCTCGTTCGCCGAAGTGTTCGACGAGACCCCGGGTATACGCTTCCTCGGCAACGTGCAGGTGGGCACAGATATTACGCTCGATGAGCTCCGCGCGAATTACGACGCCGTAGTGTTCGCGAGCGGGGCGCAGGTTGACCGGAACCTCGGCATCCAGGGCGAGGACCTGGCTGGTGTGCACGGGGTCCGCGAATTCGTGTCGTGGTACCAAGGCCACCCCGACACCAAGACCGATGCCTTCGCCCTCAACGGAAAGCGTGCGGTCATCATTGGCATGGGCAATGTCGCACTCGACGCAGCACGCATGCTTGCCCACACCCCAGAAGCACTCCGGGCTACAGACGTGCCCGAGCACATCGTTGACGCCTTCGCAGCGAGCACATACCGCGAGATCGTGGTGATCGGCCGCCGTGGCCCCGCGTTCGCGAAGTTCACGAACAAGGAGTTCATCGAGCTGCTGGAGGTCGATAGCTGCGACGTCGTCATCGATCCCGCCGACCTCGAGCTCGACGCCCAGCAACAGGCACACGCCGACGCCGACCCGGCAGCAAGGCGGTTGCTCGCCACGTTCGCGAAGGCAGCCGAACGCGGCGTTCTCGGGCGTAACACAGCCATCCGCTTCCTTTTCGACTGCACACCCGTCGAACTGATCGGCGAGGAATCCGCGTTGGCCATCCGCCTGGCAAAGACCAGCGACCCCAACATCACGGAAATCCTGGAAACCGACCTCGTCCTCCGCTCGGTCGGATATCGGGGCGCAGCGATCGACGGCCTGCCCTTTGACGAGAAGTCCGGCACCATTGCGCACCTCGACTCGCGCGTCGCCGACGGCCGGAATGTATTGCCAGGCGTGTATGTAGCCGGCTGGATCAAGCGAGGCCCCTCGGGTGTCGTTGGCACGAACCGCCGCTGCGCGTCCGAGACTGTGACCTCGATCCTCGCAGACGTCGCCGCACCGGGCTGGACATCCACGGCGACCCCAGCTGCCGTCGTCGACGAGCTGTTGCGCTCGCGCGGCGTGGACGTTGTCGATTGGACCGCATGGCAGTCTCTCGAGCAGGCCGAGTTCGCGGCGGGTGAGGCGGTGGGTCGCGAACGCGTCAAGCTGCACGACCGCGCCGAGATGCTCCGCGCCGCAGGCGTCGGGGTTGGGGTCGACTGA